The following are from one region of the Strix aluco isolate bStrAlu1 chromosome 30, bStrAlu1.hap1, whole genome shotgun sequence genome:
- the LOC141916762 gene encoding maestro heat-like repeat-containing protein family member 7, giving the protein MPLLPVGRVLSSLCPLPCQESNRLREVSIRLFKDMIKTAVGRNKKKMVKKVRSALLPLFFHMSDVVENVAKASRDTLSACGEFLGWRKLSFLAETWQTHRIGECLITHDRSRVDEYLLQSLPYLKDRQATLREVAITFIGLAVQRRRTLRREKLWQICDALLPLRKDSELYISSLAAETISVLTAERDHPECAEQGPPRPLPLPPGPHTRTQVIPRDHKARRGGGGGGNL; this is encoded by the exons ATGCCCCTGCTCCCCgtgggcagggtgctgagctccctctgtcctcttccctgccaggagtccaACCGTCTGCGGGAGGtctccatccgcctcttcaaaGACATGATAAAGACTGCGGtggggagaaacaagaaaaaaatggtgaagaaagtgcgGAGTGCCCTGCTCCCACTGTTCTTCCATATGAGCGACGTGGTCGAGAACGTGGCCAAG GCTTCCCGGGACACCCTCAGCGCCTGTGGAgagttcctgggctggaggaagCTCAGCTTCCTGGCCGAGACATGGCAGACACACCGGATCGGAGagtgcttg ATAACACACGACAGGAGCAGGGTGGATGagtatctgctccagagcctTCCCTACCTGAAGGACCGTCAAGCCACCCTGCGAGAGGTGGCCATCACTTTCATTG ggcttgctgtGCAGCGCCGGAGGACCCTCAGGCGGGAGAAGCTGTGGCAGATCTGTGACG CGCTCCTGCCCTTGAGGAAAGACTCTGAACTCTACATCAGTTCCCTGGCAGCCGAGACCATCTCCGTCCTGACAGCAGAGC GGGACCACCCTGAGTGTGCTGAGCAGGGTCCACCCCGGCCTCTGCCGCTGCCCCCGGGACCGCACACCCGGACCCAGGTTATCCCACGAGACCACAAAGcccggagaggaggaggaggaggagggaacctTTAG
- the LOC141916700 gene encoding uncharacterized protein LOC141916700 isoform X2, which translates to MLGSPGSKTDFSSSRGMRSILVPEVHVSAAGSKRSSFSRQMAERHPSCATMVWEEVGAPQESSSPPEPCEVSTAQPLQIGETLPEENSEHLELQPGQNSESSLLLSSLDSSDTMVFGEHLQPSQRMDVLLVAIEAMMADDVDVRQMGRDIVDMAVRAPASWLLDVPKIMRYIHKSVEHIRRKSAQKRLDSLLLELTKWSPREVVRSLLRISPTCDRAAMAMWEVMISVPWTLGNVLMELFDVLQDCRVRKVFSSVTEDACIYPLSLLAYADIDAEAFAALYKAQRYLRRPSPVMLSLVLTGLVTLSKTPETARKLTVLLPDVLETLTDANADVKTKALVLFINMMGHMKREEANLISLRLAEELLPLFDDESNRLREVSIRLFKDVIKTAVGRNKKKMVKKVRSALLPLFFHMSDVVENVAKASRDTLSACGEFLGWRKLSFLAETWQTHRIGECLITHDRSRVDEYLLQSLPYLKDRQATLREVAITFIGLAVRGRRILRQEKLSQVWDALLPLREDTELSVSSLAAETISVLTAERSPLPRWSLRSLCCWLC; encoded by the exons ATGCTTGGATCTCCAG GGAGTAAAACTGATTTCAGCTCTTCAAGAGGCATGCGCAGTATTTTAGTGCCTGAAGTCCACGTgtctgctgctggaagcaaaagATCTTCTTTTTCTCGCCa gatggcagagagacaCCCCAGCTGCGCCACgatggtttgggaggaggtgggtgctccccaggagagcagctctccaccagagcccTGCGAGGTGTCCACGGCCCAGCCACTGCAGATCG GCGAGACACTGCCAGAGGAGAATTCAGAGCACTTGGAGCTCCAACCAGGACAGAATTCTGAGAGCTCCTTGTTGCTTTCTTCACTTGACAGCAGCGACACAATG GTGTTTGGCGAACACCTCCAGCCTTCTCAGAGGATGGACGTTCTCCTCGTGGCCATCGAGGCCATGATGGCAGACGATGTCGACGTCAGGCAGATGGGCAGAGACATCGTGGACATGGCTGTGAGAGCCCCTGCATCCTGGCTGTTGGAT GTGCCAAAAATCATGAGATACATCCACAAAAGTGTGGAGCACATCCGCAGGAAGTCAGCCCAGAAAAGACTGGACtcactgctgctggagctgaccaagtggagccccagggaggtggtcaggagcctTTTGAGGATCTCTCCTACATGTGACAG GGCTGCCatggccatgtgggaggtgatgatctccgTGCCCTGGACTTTGGGGAACGTCTTGATGGAGCTGTTCGACGTGCTGCAGGACTGCCGGGTGCGCAAGGTGTTCAGCTCTGTCACGGAGGAcgcctgcatctaccccttgTCT ctcctGGCCTATGCTGACATTGACGCGGAGGCGTTTGCTGCCCTGTACAAAgcccagaggtacctgaggcgtcccagcccGGTGATGCTCTCGCTGGTGCTCACGGGCCTTGTCACCCTCTCAAAAACACCTGAAACG GCCAGAAAACTGACGGTGCTGCTGCCTGACGTGCTGGAGACCCTGACGGATGCCAACGCCGATGTCAAGACCAAGGCTCTGGTGTTGTTCATCAACATGATGGgtcacatgaagagggaagaggccaacctCATCTCCCTGAGGCTGGCGGAGGAGCTCCTACCCCTCTTCGATGAT gagtccaACCGTCTGCGGGAGGtctccatccgcctcttcaaaGACGTGATAAAGACTGCGGtggggagaaacaagaaaaaaatggtgaagaaagtgcgGAGTGCCCTGCTCCCACTGTTCTTCCATATGAGCGACGTGGTCGAGAACGTGGCCAAG GCTTCCCGGGACACCCTCAGCGCCTGTGGAgagttcctgggctggaggaagCTCAGCTTCCTGGCCGAGACATGGCAGACACACCGGATCGGAGagtgcttg ATAACACACGACAGGAGCAGGGTGGATGagtatctgctccagagcctTCCCTACCTGAAGGACCGTCAAGCCACCCTGCGAGAGGTGGCCATCACTTTCATTG ggcttgctgtGCGGGGCCGGAGGATCCTCAGGCAGGAGAAGCTGTCGCAGGTCTGGGACG CGCTCCTGCCCTTGAGGGAAGACACTGAACTCTCCGTCAGTTCCCTGGCAGCCGAGACCATCTCCGTCCTGACAGCAGAGCGTAGCCCGTTACCAAGATGGAGCCTGCGGtcgctgtgctgctggctctgctga
- the LOC141916723 gene encoding uncharacterized protein LOC141916723, with translation MGTCLITAVPEANGHPTAQPDLLRGPQGDPTDVAGGDGSAASQLGSRADAQGDRTGPQRAKYNAEMGKSSQWASEVVQGILKELDRTMPAQGMDRESMEKEVFGEGGSQAVPASAERTGAMQSAGVQVLFSPGEAHHDRVYKFLRNDPGTDGKRRANAADPMNFRKYCVEGALAVLGSMLLGMVFCCVICVWRKRKRRLDEAWRS, from the exons atgggaacgtgcttgattacagctgtgcccgaagccaacggccacccgactgCTCAGCCGGATCTTCTCCGGGGTCCTCAGGGTGATcccacag acgtggctggaggcgatggctctgcagcttcccagctgggttccagggcggacgctcagggagatcgcacgg gtcctcaaagagcaaagtataaCGCTGAAATGGGAAAATCCTCCCAGTGGGCCTCAGAAGTCGTCCagggaattctgaaggagctggacaggaccatGCCAGCCCAGG ggatgGACCGTGAGTCTATGGAGAAGGAGGTGTttggggaaggaggcagccaggCGGTGCCAGCCTCTGCTGAAAGAACAGGGGCAATGCAATCAGCGGGCGTGCAAG TGCTGTTCAGCCCCGGGGAAGCCCACCACGACAGGGTCTACAAATTTCTTCGAAACGATCCAG GAACGGACGGCAAGAGAAGAGCAAATGCCGCGGATCCTATGAATTTCCGCAAGTACTGCGTGGAAGGGGCCTTGGCAGTCCTGGGCTCCATGCTGCTTGGGATGGTCTTCTGCTGTGTGATCTgtgtgtggaggaagagaaaacG gcgCCTCGACGAAGCTTGGAGATCCTAG
- the LOC141916761 gene encoding uncharacterized protein LOC141916761 — protein MVWEEVGAPQESSSSTAQPLQIGETLPEENSEHLELQPGQNSESSLLLSSLDSSDTMVFGEHLQPSQRMDVLLVAIEAMMADDVDVRQMGRDIVDMAVRAPASWLLDVPKIMRYIHKSVEHIRRKSAQKRLDSLLLELTKWSPREVVRSLLRISPTCDRAAMAMWEVMISVPWTLGNVLMELFDVLQDCRVRKVFSSVTEDACIYPLSLLAYADIDAEAFAALYKAQRYLRRPSPVMLSLVLTGLVTLSKTPETARKLTVLLPDVLETLTDANADVKTKALVLFINMMGHMKREEANLISLRLAEELLPLFDDGSSPPHSSSMAFQDSSPPRSSSAAFQGSGAIELQLQIWPMAPAFRI, from the exons ACCAGGACAGAATTCTGAGAGCTCCTTGTTGCTTTCTTCACTTGACAGCAGCGACACAATG GTGTTTGGCGAACACCTCCAGCCTTCTCAGAGGATGGACGTTCTCCTCGTGGCCATCGAGGCCATGATGGCAGACGATGTCGACGTCAGGCAGATGGGCAGAGACATCGTGGACATGGCTGTGAGAGCCCCTGCATCCTGGCTGTTGGAT GTGCCAAAAATCATGAGATACATCCACAAAAGTGTGGAGCACATCCGCAGGAAGTCAGCCCAGAAAAGACTGGACtcactgctgctggagctgaccaagtggagccccagggaggtggtcaggagcctTTTGAGGATCTCTCCTACATGTGACAG GGCTGCCatggccatgtgggaggtgatgatctccgTGCCCTGGACTTTGGGGAACGTCTTGATGGAGCTGTTCGACGTGCTGCAGGACTGCCGGGTGCGCAAGGTGTTCAGCTCTGTCACGGAGGAcgcctgcatctaccccttgTCT ctcctGGCCTATGCTGACATTGACGCGGAGGCGTTTGCTGCCCTGTACAAAgcccagaggtacctgaggcgtcccagcccGGTGATGCTCTCGCTGGTGCTCACGGGCCTTGTCACCCTCTCAAAAACACCTGAAACG GCCAGAAAACTGACGGTGCTGCTGCCTGACGTGCTGGAGACCCTGACAGATGCCAACGCTGATGTCAAGACCAAGGCTCTGGTGTTGTTCATCAACATGATGGgtcacatgaagagggaagaggccaacctCATCTCCCTGAGGCTGGCAGAGGAGCTCCTACCCCTCTTCGATGAT ggctcttcccctccccactcctcttCCATGGCCTTCCAGgactcttcccctccccgctcctcgtCCGCGGCCTTCCAGGGCTCTGGGGCCATTGAACTGCAGCTGCAGATCTGGCCGATGGCTCCTGCATTCAGGATCTGA
- the LOC141916700 gene encoding uncharacterized protein LOC141916700 isoform X1, with product MNCSAPGWPHRPPAVQGLGHKSSAGSKTDFSSSRGMRSILVPEVHVSAAGSKRSSFSRQMAERHPSCATMVWEEVGAPQESSSPPEPCEVSTAQPLQIGETLPEENSEHLELQPGQNSESSLLLSSLDSSDTMVFGEHLQPSQRMDVLLVAIEAMMADDVDVRQMGRDIVDMAVRAPASWLLDVPKIMRYIHKSVEHIRRKSAQKRLDSLLLELTKWSPREVVRSLLRISPTCDRAAMAMWEVMISVPWTLGNVLMELFDVLQDCRVRKVFSSVTEDACIYPLSLLAYADIDAEAFAALYKAQRYLRRPSPVMLSLVLTGLVTLSKTPETARKLTVLLPDVLETLTDANADVKTKALVLFINMMGHMKREEANLISLRLAEELLPLFDDESNRLREVSIRLFKDVIKTAVGRNKKKMVKKVRSALLPLFFHMSDVVENVAKASRDTLSACGEFLGWRKLSFLAETWQTHRIGECLITHDRSRVDEYLLQSLPYLKDRQATLREVAITFIGLAVRGRRILRQEKLSQVWDALLPLREDTELSVSSLAAETISVLTAERSPLPRWSLRSLCCWLC from the exons ATGAACTGCTCAGCTCCGGGCTGGCCGCACAGGCCACCGGCAGTTCAGGGTCTCGGGCACAAATCTTCTGCAG GGAGTAAAACTGATTTCAGCTCTTCAAGAGGCATGCGCAGTATTTTAGTGCCTGAAGTCCACGTgtctgctgctggaagcaaaagATCTTCTTTTTCTCGCCa gatggcagagagacaCCCCAGCTGCGCCACgatggtttgggaggaggtgggtgctccccaggagagcagctctccaccagagcccTGCGAGGTGTCCACGGCCCAGCCACTGCAGATCG GCGAGACACTGCCAGAGGAGAATTCAGAGCACTTGGAGCTCCAACCAGGACAGAATTCTGAGAGCTCCTTGTTGCTTTCTTCACTTGACAGCAGCGACACAATG GTGTTTGGCGAACACCTCCAGCCTTCTCAGAGGATGGACGTTCTCCTCGTGGCCATCGAGGCCATGATGGCAGACGATGTCGACGTCAGGCAGATGGGCAGAGACATCGTGGACATGGCTGTGAGAGCCCCTGCATCCTGGCTGTTGGAT GTGCCAAAAATCATGAGATACATCCACAAAAGTGTGGAGCACATCCGCAGGAAGTCAGCCCAGAAAAGACTGGACtcactgctgctggagctgaccaagtggagccccagggaggtggtcaggagcctTTTGAGGATCTCTCCTACATGTGACAG GGCTGCCatggccatgtgggaggtgatgatctccgTGCCCTGGACTTTGGGGAACGTCTTGATGGAGCTGTTCGACGTGCTGCAGGACTGCCGGGTGCGCAAGGTGTTCAGCTCTGTCACGGAGGAcgcctgcatctaccccttgTCT ctcctGGCCTATGCTGACATTGACGCGGAGGCGTTTGCTGCCCTGTACAAAgcccagaggtacctgaggcgtcccagcccGGTGATGCTCTCGCTGGTGCTCACGGGCCTTGTCACCCTCTCAAAAACACCTGAAACG GCCAGAAAACTGACGGTGCTGCTGCCTGACGTGCTGGAGACCCTGACGGATGCCAACGCCGATGTCAAGACCAAGGCTCTGGTGTTGTTCATCAACATGATGGgtcacatgaagagggaagaggccaacctCATCTCCCTGAGGCTGGCGGAGGAGCTCCTACCCCTCTTCGATGAT gagtccaACCGTCTGCGGGAGGtctccatccgcctcttcaaaGACGTGATAAAGACTGCGGtggggagaaacaagaaaaaaatggtgaagaaagtgcgGAGTGCCCTGCTCCCACTGTTCTTCCATATGAGCGACGTGGTCGAGAACGTGGCCAAG GCTTCCCGGGACACCCTCAGCGCCTGTGGAgagttcctgggctggaggaagCTCAGCTTCCTGGCCGAGACATGGCAGACACACCGGATCGGAGagtgcttg ATAACACACGACAGGAGCAGGGTGGATGagtatctgctccagagcctTCCCTACCTGAAGGACCGTCAAGCCACCCTGCGAGAGGTGGCCATCACTTTCATTG ggcttgctgtGCGGGGCCGGAGGATCCTCAGGCAGGAGAAGCTGTCGCAGGTCTGGGACG CGCTCCTGCCCTTGAGGGAAGACACTGAACTCTCCGTCAGTTCCCTGGCAGCCGAGACCATCTCCGTCCTGACAGCAGAGCGTAGCCCGTTACCAAGATGGAGCCTGCGGtcgctgtgctgctggctctgctga